In the genome of Hyphomicrobium sp. CS1GBMeth3, the window GACCGCGACCGGTCCGAGGCCCAAGGCCTTGATCGGCGCGTCCAAGCGTGAAAACGCGATATAGCCGATAACGGCAGCCTCTTCGATCGACACGAGGCCGATCTCAATATCGCCAGCCTCGCGCAGGCGATCCACGAGATCCGCTTCGAGGCTGGTCGGAAATGCGGCGAGCAGTGTTGTCCGGATCGCGTTGCGCAAGGCGAGCGTTTCAGGAGCGATCCGCATCACTCTCGCGGTCCTATTTCAGGGACGCCTGCAGCCCGCGCACGAAAGCCGACAGGCCCGTCATGCGGTCGCGGCGCAGCCGCTCGGCCGCGAGGATGGCGTGTAGCGCGGCGCTGCTCGCCTCGAGATCCTGGTTGATGATCACGTAGTCGTACTCGGCCCAGTGGCTGATTTCCGAAGAGGCCTCGGCCATGCGCCGCGCAACGACCTGATCCGGGTCCTGGGCGCGGGTGCGCAACCGCGTCTCGAGCATCTCCGCCGAAGGCGGTAGCACGAACACGCGCACGAGGTCGCCAGCCATGCGTTCCGCGAGCTGCTGCGTACCCTGCCAATCGATGTCGAACAAAACGTCACGGCCCTCGGCAATGGCCCGCTCGATGGGCGCACGGGGGGTGCCGTAGTAGTTGCCGAACACGGTTGCCCATTCGAGCAGCTCCTCGGCGGCAATCATGGCCTTGAATTTTGCTTCATCGACGAACCAGTAGTCGCGTCCGTCGACCTCGCCTGGACGCGGCTTGCGAGTCGTCGCCGACACCGAAAGGGTAATCTCGGGATCCGCGTCAAGCAGCGAGCGCGAGAGCGACGTTTTTCCGGCTCCGGACGGCGAGGACAGGACCAGCAAAAGCCCCCGCCGCTCGATTTTCGGATTTCCGCTCGTGGTCATTGCCCTTCCCCGCCGCCGCGTTCGTCGCGTCCGCGGGGGTTAGAGCATGTTTTCCGAGATTGGAAAACCGGCTGACGCGCACCGGATTGCGAGCGCCGCCCCGCGACCATCGCATCTTGCGTTGCCGCAAAGCTTAAGTGGCCGTTAACCGCCGCTGCCTAGTGTCGGCGCCTGTCAGTATGCGTCCCGTGTGCATCGTTGTGCGG includes:
- the gmk gene encoding guanylate kinase, whose protein sequence is MTTSGNPKIERRGLLLVLSSPSGAGKTSLSRSLLDADPEITLSVSATTRKPRPGEVDGRDYWFVDEAKFKAMIAAEELLEWATVFGNYYGTPRAPIERAIAEGRDVLFDIDWQGTQQLAERMAGDLVRVFVLPPSAEMLETRLRTRAQDPDQVVARRMAEASSEISHWAEYDYVIINQDLEASSAALHAILAAERLRRDRMTGLSAFVRGLQASLK